A single region of the Demequina sp. genome encodes:
- the folK gene encoding 2-amino-4-hydroxy-6-hydroxymethyldihydropteridine diphosphokinase: MTLMVGPYVKGGVELDQIIVEGIRVTAYHGVLATERESGQLFIADVVAHVSTRLAAATDHLSRTVNYSDVADAVAAVLAGDPSDLLETVAEHCARAVLEFEGVECVDVFIHKPQAPLLVEFGDVVVRIRRDLRSGTLWADKRIGSSAGMSDDPLLAPAFSRDAFDERPLQPVQAWIALGGNVGSVDATMRAAIRELDRISGIHVLSTSPLVKSAAVGGPPQPDYFNAVALVETALAPREFLLACQGIEVVHGRERTVENGPRTLDLDVIAYADVVGEARDLVLPHPRAHERAFVLVPLAAVDSEAVLPGPNGGAVSDLLGNVDVDSVEVVVTPWPSGPEPAAEDSGAIPIVDPSESS, translated from the coding sequence ATGACACTGATGGTCGGGCCGTACGTCAAGGGCGGCGTGGAACTGGATCAGATCATCGTCGAGGGCATTCGCGTGACCGCGTATCACGGGGTGCTCGCCACCGAGCGCGAGAGCGGGCAGCTGTTCATCGCCGACGTCGTTGCGCACGTCAGCACGCGCCTCGCGGCCGCGACCGACCACCTCAGCCGCACCGTGAACTACTCGGACGTCGCCGACGCCGTTGCGGCGGTGCTCGCCGGAGACCCGAGCGACCTGCTCGAGACGGTCGCCGAGCATTGCGCGCGGGCGGTGCTCGAGTTCGAGGGCGTCGAGTGCGTGGACGTCTTCATTCACAAGCCGCAGGCTCCGCTGCTGGTGGAGTTCGGCGACGTGGTGGTGCGTATCCGGCGCGACCTGCGCTCCGGGACGCTGTGGGCGGACAAGCGGATCGGCTCTTCCGCGGGCATGTCCGATGACCCGCTGCTCGCCCCCGCCTTCTCGCGCGACGCCTTCGATGAGCGGCCCCTGCAGCCGGTGCAGGCGTGGATCGCGCTTGGCGGCAACGTGGGCTCCGTCGACGCCACGATGCGTGCGGCGATTCGCGAGTTGGACCGGATCAGCGGCATCCACGTCCTGTCGACGTCGCCGCTGGTCAAGTCCGCGGCCGTCGGCGGGCCCCCGCAGCCGGACTATTTCAACGCGGTGGCGCTCGTGGAGACCGCGCTCGCCCCGCGCGAGTTCCTGTTGGCCTGTCAAGGCATCGAGGTGGTGCACGGGCGCGAGCGGACGGTCGAGAACGGGCCGCGCACCCTGGATCTTGACGTGATCGCATACGCGGACGTGGTTGGCGAGGCGCGCGACCTGGTGCTGCCCCACCCGCGCGCCCACGAGCGCGCGTTCGTGCTGGTGCCGCTTGCCGCGGTGGACTCCGAGGCGGTGCTTCCCGGCCCCAACGGCGGCGCCGTCTCCGACCTGCTCGGCAACGTGGACGTGGACTCTGTTGAGGTGGTCGTCACGCCATGGCCGTCCGGGCCAGAGCCTGCGGCGGAGGACAGCGGCGCGATCCCCATCGTGGATCCGTCCGAATCCTCCTGA
- a CDS encoding PH domain-containing protein has product MQGAVYAAPREWTRVHPVSPYLGSGPILGFIALYWIARALPSWVAGGDSEYEFLNEFPVLALLAGVAVIVGVVVGFGVLSWRRNEFRIGDDAMYHRKGILFRQHRQARLDRIEAVDVIQPLLARIFGLAQLNVQVAGGRDSGIDLKFLRLGDAEALRNEVLALSAGAKLPDAVPASGAEGNQSVGPASLRDLASHLGETRPATAVPAAPETDVYTVPTGRLLGSVALSTPTFVVAAAGVALVVAAIFLGSAVGEAILAFVGTSLFAMVGFVVAIFGYFWNQINGGFRFTAATSSDGLRLSHGLLETRRQTVTPGRVQAVLVSQGVLWRARGWYRITMNVAGYQEDQARVNTLLPVGTLDDVLLALRLVLPQVSDESLAALVTGRGADGGFTGAPRRAWLLDPFQWRRRGVLAGERALFIRGGWLTHELAVVPHERTQSLGVRQGPVQRARHLGSLVVHSTPGPVRPVAANLDADAALDLLDQQAERARQYRALGRGSDVGSGRG; this is encoded by the coding sequence ATGCAGGGCGCCGTCTACGCTGCCCCGCGCGAGTGGACCCGCGTGCACCCCGTGTCGCCGTACCTGGGCTCGGGACCGATCCTCGGGTTCATCGCGCTGTACTGGATCGCGCGCGCCCTGCCGTCGTGGGTCGCCGGCGGCGACAGCGAGTACGAGTTCCTCAACGAGTTCCCTGTGCTTGCCCTGCTGGCCGGGGTCGCGGTGATCGTCGGGGTGGTGGTCGGCTTTGGCGTGCTCAGCTGGCGCCGCAACGAGTTCCGCATCGGCGACGACGCGATGTACCACCGCAAGGGCATCCTCTTCCGCCAGCACCGCCAGGCGCGGCTGGACCGGATCGAGGCCGTTGACGTCATCCAGCCGCTGCTCGCGCGCATCTTTGGGCTGGCGCAGCTGAACGTGCAGGTCGCCGGTGGCCGCGACTCCGGCATCGACCTCAAGTTCCTGCGGCTCGGTGATGCGGAGGCGCTGCGCAATGAGGTGCTCGCGCTTTCGGCGGGAGCCAAGCTACCCGACGCTGTGCCCGCCTCGGGCGCCGAAGGTAACCAGAGCGTCGGGCCGGCTTCTTTGCGTGACCTGGCGAGCCATCTCGGCGAGACCCGACCGGCGACCGCGGTGCCGGCCGCGCCCGAGACCGACGTCTACACGGTGCCGACGGGGAGGCTCCTGGGCTCGGTCGCGCTGTCGACGCCGACGTTCGTGGTGGCCGCGGCCGGGGTGGCCTTGGTGGTCGCGGCGATCTTCCTCGGCTCGGCGGTGGGGGAGGCGATCCTCGCTTTCGTTGGCACCTCGCTGTTCGCGATGGTCGGTTTTGTGGTGGCGATCTTCGGCTACTTCTGGAACCAGATCAACGGCGGGTTCCGGTTCACGGCGGCCACCTCCTCCGACGGGCTGCGGCTGAGCCACGGCCTGCTGGAGACGCGCCGCCAGACGGTGACGCCGGGCCGCGTGCAGGCCGTGCTCGTGAGCCAGGGCGTGCTGTGGCGCGCGCGCGGGTGGTACCGCATCACGATGAATGTGGCCGGTTACCAGGAGGATCAGGCGCGAGTCAACACGCTGCTCCCCGTGGGCACCCTCGACGACGTGCTGCTCGCGCTGCGGCTGGTGCTGCCGCAGGTCTCGGACGAGTCCCTCGCCGCGCTGGTCACGGGACGCGGTGCCGACGGCGGCTTCACGGGCGCCCCGCGCCGCGCATGGCTGCTGGACCCCTTCCAGTGGCGGCGCCGCGGCGTGCTCGCGGGCGAGCGCGCACTGTTCATTCGCGGCGGCTGGCTCACCCACGAGCTCGCCGTGGTGCCGCATGAGCGCACCCAGTCGCTCGGCGTGCGCCAGGGCCCGGTGCAGCGCGCGCGGCACCTCGGCAGCCTCGTGGTCCACTCGACTCCCGGCCCGGTGCGGCCGGTCGCCGCGAACCTCGACGCCGACGCGGCCCTGGACCTGCTGGATCAGCAGGCCGAACGCGCGCGCCAGTACCGGGCGCTCGGGCGTGGTTCAGACGTGGGGTCCGGCCGTGGCTGA
- a CDS encoding DUF3180 domain-containing protein: protein MEHLTWQRLALVAAATFALAWLITRVGLGDGYTPATIPWTLPVICIVGGVLSLVFAWPVRQFQRGKNPGLDGLRAARAAVFAQACAYAGVLLGGGLLGYALGVGGDWSHGPRREVAISALIAAAGAAVLLIAGLIAEHWCRTKPPEDPKPTPPLGA from the coding sequence ATGGAGCACCTCACCTGGCAGCGCCTCGCCCTTGTGGCGGCTGCCACCTTCGCGCTCGCCTGGCTCATCACTCGCGTGGGGCTTGGCGACGGCTACACGCCCGCCACGATCCCGTGGACGCTGCCCGTGATCTGCATCGTTGGCGGAGTATTGTCCCTGGTATTCGCCTGGCCGGTGCGGCAATTCCAGCGAGGCAAGAACCCGGGGCTCGACGGGCTCCGGGCCGCGCGCGCGGCCGTGTTCGCGCAGGCGTGTGCGTACGCGGGAGTGCTTCTTGGGGGTGGGCTGCTTGGCTACGCGCTCGGCGTTGGCGGCGACTGGTCGCACGGCCCGCGGCGCGAGGTTGCGATCTCGGCGCTCATCGCCGCGGCCGGGGCCGCCGTGCTGCTCATCGCTGGCCTCATCGCCGAGCACTGGTGCCGCACCAAACCCCCAGAGGATCCCAAGCCCACACCGCCGCTGGGCGCGTAG
- a CDS encoding PH domain-containing protein: protein MTWYEPDADWTYADRRLIITRCIVLWAFMLFVIADFVVFGILFSPAWAWAAGAALLVGAWFTWIIYRSVTAHAWAEREDDLIVKRGRLFRSVTVVPYGRMQFVEVSAGPLARAFKMATIQLHTASPGTDATLSGVRAADAETLRDRMTSRGEARLAGL from the coding sequence ATGACCTGGTACGAACCCGACGCGGACTGGACCTACGCTGACCGCCGCCTCATCATCACGCGGTGCATTGTGCTGTGGGCGTTCATGCTGTTCGTGATCGCGGACTTCGTGGTCTTCGGCATCCTGTTCTCGCCGGCCTGGGCATGGGCGGCGGGCGCGGCCCTGCTGGTTGGCGCGTGGTTCACGTGGATCATCTATCGCAGCGTCACGGCGCACGCGTGGGCGGAGCGCGAGGACGACCTGATCGTCAAGCGCGGCCGACTCTTCCGCTCAGTGACGGTGGTTCCCTACGGTCGCATGCAGTTCGTGGAGGTGAGCGCCGGACCGTTGGCGCGCGCGTTCAAGATGGCGACCATCCAGCTCCACACCGCGAGCCCTGGAACCGACGCGACCCTGAGCGGAGTGCGAGCGGCGGACGCCGAGACGCTCCGCGACCGCATGACCTCGCGCGGCGAGGCGCGGCTGGCGGGGCTGTGA
- the folE gene encoding GTP cyclohydrolase I FolE, producing the protein MAVDKPRVEAAVRELLAGIGEDPDRDGLRDTPARVARAYEEFFAGLDQDPAEVLSAVFELGHEEMILVKDIELYSMCEHHLVPFHGVAHVAYIPGTDGRITGLSKLARLVDLYAKRPQVQERLTTQVADALVEQLGARGVIVVVEAEHLCMSMRGVRKPGSRTVTSAVRGIMRDAATRAEAMSLIVGK; encoded by the coding sequence ATGGCCGTGGACAAGCCCCGGGTCGAGGCCGCCGTCCGCGAGCTGCTCGCCGGGATCGGCGAGGATCCCGACCGCGACGGCCTGCGGGACACGCCCGCCCGCGTGGCGCGCGCCTACGAGGAGTTCTTCGCCGGGCTCGACCAGGACCCCGCCGAGGTGCTCTCGGCCGTCTTCGAGCTGGGACACGAGGAGATGATCCTGGTCAAGGACATCGAGCTGTACTCGATGTGCGAGCACCACCTTGTCCCCTTCCACGGCGTGGCCCACGTCGCATACATCCCCGGCACGGACGGGCGGATCACGGGCCTGTCCAAGCTCGCGCGGCTCGTGGACCTCTACGCCAAGCGCCCCCAGGTCCAGGAGCGCCTCACCACCCAGGTCGCGGACGCCCTCGTGGAGCAGCTGGGCGCGCGCGGCGTGATCGTCGTCGTCGAGGCCGAACACCTGTGCATGTCCATGCGCGGCGTCCGCAAGCCCGGCTCCCGCACCGTGACCAGCGCCGTCCGCGGCATCATGCGCGACGCCGCCACGCGCGCGGAGGCGATGAGCCTCATCGTCGGGAAATAA
- a CDS encoding DUF2520 domain-containing protein: protein MADSSSRLAVGVVGAGRVGAVLAAALREAGHSVTGASGVSAESVSRIETLLPGVPRVEPEAVVRGADLVLITVPDDALAPLCAGLATVGAFRAGQLVVHTAGRFGVGILADAVAAGALPLAIHPAMTFTGTSLDRARLADTVFGVTAPAALLPIAQALVVEMGGEPLVIAEGDRAAYHAAIVHAANHAVTLAAQSAAVLSRLGVEEPGRVLGPVVHASIENALAGAPGSVASLTGPVVRGDAGTVADHLAALAGMPVTRATYRAMARATADLALEGGRIGPAQYADLIATLGLGED, encoded by the coding sequence GTGGCTGATTCCTCGAGCCGCCTCGCCGTAGGCGTGGTGGGCGCCGGCCGCGTTGGCGCAGTCTTGGCCGCCGCCCTGCGCGAGGCGGGGCACTCGGTGACGGGAGCGTCGGGCGTATCCGCGGAATCGGTGAGCCGCATCGAGACGCTGCTGCCAGGGGTGCCGCGTGTGGAGCCGGAGGCGGTGGTGCGCGGCGCCGACCTGGTGCTCATCACCGTCCCAGACGACGCGCTCGCTCCCCTGTGCGCGGGGCTCGCCACGGTTGGCGCGTTCCGCGCGGGGCAGCTGGTGGTGCACACGGCGGGGCGGTTCGGCGTGGGCATCCTGGCCGACGCTGTGGCCGCCGGGGCGCTTCCCCTCGCCATCCACCCGGCCATGACCTTCACGGGTACGTCGCTGGACCGCGCCCGGCTCGCCGACACCGTGTTCGGGGTCACCGCGCCCGCGGCGCTGCTGCCCATCGCGCAGGCCCTGGTGGTGGAGATGGGCGGCGAGCCGCTCGTGATCGCCGAGGGCGACCGCGCGGCGTATCACGCGGCGATCGTGCACGCGGCGAATCATGCGGTGACACTCGCGGCGCAGTCTGCCGCGGTCTTGTCGCGGCTTGGCGTGGAGGAGCCGGGCCGCGTGCTCGGGCCGGTGGTCCATGCTTCCATTGAGAACGCGCTCGCGGGTGCCCCGGGGTCGGTGGCGTCCCTCACCGGGCCCGTTGTTCGCGGGGACGCGGGAACCGTGGCGGATCACCTCGCGGCGCTCGCCGGCATGCCGGTCACGCGCGCGACCTACCGGGCGATGGCGCGGGCCACCGCGGACCTGGCGCTCGAGGGCGGGCGGATTGGGCCAGCGCAATACGCGGACCTCATCGCGACGTTGGGACTGGGGGAGGACTGA
- the folP gene encoding dihydropteroate synthase translates to MTLVMGILNVTPDSFSDGGLFLGPDAAVAKGVELAEAGARFVDVGGESTRPGAARVSPEEEVRRVVPVIEALTERGIWVSVDTMRASTARAAYDAGAVMINDVSGGLADPDMAATVAELGCDFVCMHWRAHSTQMDARDNYADVVAEVRNELASRVAALSAAGVMRDKIILDPGLGFSKVGASNWPLLANIDGWSQGHRVLIGASRKRFLGAAIERPDGDPSQREAATTAVTALAAASGVWGVRVHEVTAAKDAIAVASAWEKASYGAG, encoded by the coding sequence ATGACCCTCGTCATGGGCATCCTCAACGTCACCCCTGACAGCTTCAGCGATGGCGGCCTCTTCCTTGGGCCCGACGCTGCGGTCGCCAAAGGCGTGGAACTCGCCGAGGCGGGGGCCAGGTTCGTGGACGTCGGCGGCGAATCCACGCGGCCGGGGGCGGCGAGGGTCTCGCCCGAGGAAGAAGTGCGACGAGTCGTGCCAGTGATCGAGGCCCTGACCGAGCGCGGCATCTGGGTCAGCGTGGACACGATGCGTGCGAGCACCGCCAGGGCGGCCTACGACGCCGGCGCCGTGATGATCAACGACGTGAGTGGCGGCCTCGCCGACCCCGACATGGCCGCGACGGTTGCAGAGCTTGGCTGCGACTTCGTCTGCATGCACTGGCGAGCGCACTCCACGCAGATGGATGCGAGAGACAACTACGCCGACGTCGTCGCCGAGGTGCGCAACGAACTCGCCTCACGCGTGGCCGCGCTCAGCGCGGCCGGCGTGATGAGAGACAAGATCATTCTCGACCCGGGCCTCGGCTTCTCCAAGGTCGGCGCCAGCAACTGGCCGCTGCTCGCCAACATCGATGGCTGGTCGCAGGGCCACCGTGTGCTCATCGGCGCCAGCCGAAAGCGCTTCCTCGGCGCGGCGATCGAGAGGCCCGACGGCGACCCAAGCCAGCGCGAGGCCGCCACGACGGCCGTCACGGCCCTTGCGGCAGCGTCGGGCGTATGGGGCGTGCGTGTGCATGAGGTGACCGCGGCGAAAGACGCAATCGCCGTGGCCAGCGCTTGGGAAAAAGCCTCCTACGGGGCAGGATGA